One window of Myxocyprinus asiaticus isolate MX2 ecotype Aquarium Trade chromosome 4, UBuf_Myxa_2, whole genome shotgun sequence genomic DNA carries:
- the ankle2 gene encoding ankyrin repeat and LEM domain-containing protein 2, with product MDAVLSRLRGLSADDLREEILKNNLKCGPITATTRAIFERKLARALVENAGPTEPDSSGSNGASAGMDSSGSVVPAKQPPSVTSAAQDPVAVEDGDFGYDLGLNPPEEEALTNWSGTVCCNVENSQAQTPSKTAQVSPTFFYGVCPLWEDVLARNERAHVYTDKKDALQAVKMMKGARFKAFTNREDAEKFAKGICDYYPSPSKSTPCVSPVKPGLVFGKDHTSMMEADTINREKANSFKSPRTQDLTAKLRKAVEKGDEMAFSDLVWSNPRYLIGSGDNPTVVQEGCRYNVMHVAAKENQPGIVQLLLDTLENPEFMRLMYPDDQESMLQKRIRYIVDLYLNTPDKAGFETPLHFACKFGCPEVVNILCSHPDIDKNCQNKYNQKPTELICERMKEKGKVQEVKQKINEYLEDRLYIPLLRATDNSSQPVIGAPWSPEPMENLSPRLPRSPKDPVMAVRAYAGPLSPSKADEFRRAWKTPPRERADHFHSILKSDPDRGAERVGRDLARELGHPWAEYWDFLDSFVDLSSTEGLKMLEEYLSKKDFRECSHEEAGENETSNRFRTPSPGKLNKFCNSISVGAFLDEGDDISLEEIKNRQNAALTSISAVCSKDSLQGAVGGLEFHILPVSHSADLIEVAAEQDLLLSENTLLSTCKNGLCEQGPGDRTPNGDKMSPRICGTSNSSMLSPISNLMAEFERMSLLDEPERTNRERRRSGGKRYRDALATELSSGLGHLSLSSEDDSVFEKDRTSLLRATEKDEGERRTEDVRSSASSDEYFLANERLEPMSQRTMEAPGGDRTICARSKSWDRGGRDLSSSGSSSSYRSLDSSQDFILRTPPRMAKRLFIEGDSPTKLDRQVLLALQATDIDPLKFPSIHKWKTTVQTYSNLEMQSWQTPAVCKSHFRPHSVTPGSPASNLMSPVSRFSPVRHMGSADFCSPGRYSPAHSNYSPAHSNYSPVSYIQRIRLKHFGDAPI from the exons ATGGACGCGGTCCTGAGCAGGTTGAGAGGTCTCAGTGCCGACGACTTAAGGGAGGAGATCCTTAAAAACAATCTGAAGTGTGGTCCCATCACTGCCACGACAAGAGCCATATTTGAGCGCAAGCTAGCCAGAGCCCTAGTGGAGAATGCTGGACCCACTGAGCCTGACAGCAGTGGCAGTAACGGTGCCTCTGCAGGGATGGACAGCTCTGGGAGTGTAGTGCCAGCCAAACAGCCACCTAGTGTCACATCAGCAgcccaggatccagttgcagttGAGGATGGGGATTTTGGGTACGACTTAGGCCTTAACCCACCGGAGGAGGAGGCTCTGACGAATTGGAGCGGAACGGTGTGCTGTAATGTAGAGAATTCACAGGCACAGACACCCTCTAAAACGGCACAAGTGTCACCCACTTTCTTCTATGGGGTGTGTCCGCTGTGGGAGGATGTATTGGCAAGGAATG agaGAGCCCATGTGTACACGGATAAGAAGGATGCTTTGCAGGCAGTAAAAATGATGAAAGGGGCTCGATTTAAAGCTTTCACCAATCGTGAGGATGCTGAGAAGTTTGCCAAAGGCATTTGCGACTACTACCCTTCACCTAGTAAAAGCACTCCCTGCGTTTCTCCTGTCAAACCTGGCCTGGTGTTCGGCAAAG ACCACACATCTATGATGGAGGCAGACACTATTAACAGGGAAAAGGCAAACAGTTTTAAAAGCCCTCGCACTCAAGACTTGACTGCAAAGCTGAGGAAGGCGGTGGAGAAGGGAGATGAGATGGCTTTCTCTGACCTGGTCTGGAGCAACCCTCGTTACCTCATCGGGTCAGGGGACAACCCTACTGTAGTTCAG GAGGGCTGCAGGTATAATGTGATGCATGTGGCTGCTAAGGAGAATCAGCCAGGCATTGTCCAGCTTTTGTTGGACACTCTGGAGAACCCAGAATTCATGCGACTTATGTACCCAGATGACCAGGAGAGCATGCTGCAGAAACGCATCCGATACATTGTAGACCTGTATCTCAATACGCCAGATAAAGCT GGGTTCGAGACACCTCTCCACTTTGCATGTAAGTTTGGCTGCCCAGAGGTGGTAAACATACTCTGTTCTCATCCAGACATAGACAAGAACTGCCAGAACAAGTACAACCAGAAACCCACTGAG CTTATTtgtgaaagaatgaaagaaaaaggtAAAGTCCAGGAAGTCAAGCAAAAGATAAATGAATATTTAGAAG ATCGATTATATATACCCTTATTGAGAGCCACTGATAACTCCTCTCAACCTGTGATTGGTGCTCCATGGTCACCTGAGCCAATGGAAAACCTGTCACCAAGGTTACCCAGAAGCCCAAAGGATCCTGTTATGGCAGTCAGGGCCTATGCTGGGCCTTTAAGTCCATCTAAA GCTGATGAGTTCAGACGGGCATGGAAGACACCTCCCAGAGAAAGGGCTGATCATTTCCACAGCATTTTAAAGTCTGACCCAGATCGTGGGGCAGAAAGAGTTGGCAG AGATCTGGCTCGTGAGCTTGGTCACCCCTGGGCAGAATACTGGGACTTCCTGGATAGTTTTGTGGACCTGTCATCTACAGAAGGCCTGAAAATGCTTGAAGAATACCTCAGTAAAAAGGACTTCAGGGAATGCTCTCATGAAGAGGCGGGAGAGAATGAAACCAGCAACAGGTTTAGAACCCCATCTCCAG GCAAACTGAATAAGTTCTGTAACTCCATCTCTGTGGGGGCATTTCTGGATGAGGGTGATGACATCAGTCTGGAGGAGATCAAAAACAGGCAGAATGCTGCTCTCACCAGCATCTCTGCTGTATGCTCCAAAGATAGCCTGCAGGGGGCGGTAGGGGGTCTTGAGTTTCACATCCTCCCTGTCTCGCACAGCGCTGATCTCATAGAGGTGGCAGCAGAGCAGGATCTTCTGCTGTCTGAGAACACTTTACTCTCCACTTGTAAAAATGGCCTGTGTGAACAGGGCCCCGGGGACAGGACTCCAAACGGGGACAAAATGTCCCCTCGCATCTGCGGCACCTCCAATTCCAGTATGCTGTCACCCATCTCCAACCTAATGGCAGAGTTTGAGAGGATGTCTCTGCTCGATGAGCCCGAAAGGACAAACCGAGAGAGGAGAAGGAGTGGAGGGAAACGTTACAGAGACGCCCTGGCCACAGAGCTCTCGTCAGGGCTGGGCCATCTCTCGTTGTCCTCTGAAGACGACTCTGTGTTTGAGAAGGACAGGACGTCGCTGTTAAGAGCAACTGAGAAGGATGAAGGGGAAAGAAGAACGGAAGATGTGAGGTCCAGCGCAAGTTCAGACGAATACTTTCTAGCCAATGAGAGGCTAGAACCGATGAGCCAAAGGACTATGGAGGCTCCAGGGGGAGATCGCACAATCTGTGCAAGGTCAAAGTCCTGGGATCGTGGGGGGAGAGACCTCAGCTCCTCAGGGTCTTCCAGCTCCTACAGATCTCTCGACAGCTCTCAGGACTTCATATTGAGGACACCTCCCAGAATGGCGAAAAGACTCTTCATCGAAGG GGATTCGCCCACCAAGTTGGACAGGCAGGTTTTGTTGGCTTTACAAGCTACAGACATTGACCCTCTGAAGTTTCCCAGCATTCACAAATGGAAGACCACAGTTCAGACATATTCCAACTTAGAAATGCAAAG CTGGCAGACTCCTGCTGTATGCAAGAGCCATTTCAGGCCTCACTCTGTAACCCCTGGCTCTCCAGCAAGCAACCTCATGTCCCCCGTGAGCCGTTTTAGTCCAGTTCGTCACATGGGCTCAGCAGACTTCTGCAGCCCTGGACGCTACAGCCCAGCACACTCTAACTACAGCCCCGCTCATTCAAACTATAGCCCTGTAAGCTACATCCAACGCATCCGTCTCAAACACTTCGGCGATGCCCCCATTTAA
- the pgam5 gene encoding serine/threonine-protein phosphatase PGAM5, mitochondrial isoform X1 yields MSFRRAARLAFGFVGGSAVLVCAAVAADKHGYFGERFRLRETSNAVLAAQPSAWPTANGWDYNWDKRDPSSMVNGKRKESAGDNSSTDTENNKPKATRHIFLIRHSQYHLNGNGDKERVLTPLGREQAELTGQRLAALGIKYDLLIHSSMTRATETANIISKYLPGVELVSCDLLREGAPIEPVPPVAHWKPEAVQYHEDGARIEAAFRRYIHRADAKQKDDSYEIIVCHANVIRYFVCRALQFPPEGWLRMGLNNGSITWLTIRPSGRVALRALGDSGFMPPDKLTRT; encoded by the exons ATGTCGTTTCGGAGGGCGGCCAGACTGGCGTTCGGGTTTGTCGGTGGTTCTGCGGTGCTGGTGTGCGCAGCGGTCGCGGCAGACAAGCACGGGTACTTCGGAGAGCGATTCCGCCTCAGAGAGACCTCAAATGCCGTGCTTGCAGCACAGCCTTCGGCATGGCCCACTGCGAACGGATGGGATTATAACTGGGACAA ACGTGACCCCTCCTCCATGGTAAATGGGAAGAGAAAGGAGAGCGCTGGTGACAACAGTAGTACAGACACTGAGAACAACAAACCCAAAGCCACACGTCACATCTTCCTCATCCGACACTCTCAGTACCATCTCAACGGGAACGGAGACAAGGAGAGGGTCCTCACTCCTTTAG GTCGTGAACAGGCTGAGCTGACGGGACAGAGATTGGCAGCACTGGGAATAAAGTATGACCTGCTCATCCACTCTTCTATGACCAGAGCTACAGAGACAGCCAACATCATCAGCAAATACCTGCCAG gGGTGGAGCTTGTGAGCTGTGATCTGCTGCGAGAGGGTGCACCCATAGAACCAGTACCTCCCGTCGCCCACTGGAAACCTGAGGCTGTG CAGTACCATGAGGACGGCGCACGGATCGAGGCAGCGTTCCGCCGCTACATCCACCGAGCTGACGCCAAACAGAAGGATGACAGCTACGAGATAATCGTCTGTCATGCTAATGTCATCCGCTATTTTGTGTGCAG GGCTCTGCAGTTTCCTCCAGAGGGCTGGCTGAGGATGGGCCTGAACAATGGCAGCATCACATGGCTGACAATTCGGCCCAGTGGCCGAGTGGCTCTCAGAGCTCTGGGAGACTCCGGCTTCATGCCTCCGGATAAACTCACTCGGACTTGA
- the poli gene encoding DNA polymerase iota, which translates to MDMDEGEDNEWDRSLESDMLETGCTDRVPAISQRVILHFDLDCFYAQVEMIRNPALRNKPLGIQQKYIIVTCNYVAREHGVTKLMSVTDAVEKCPQLVLVKGEDLTHYREMSYKVTELLMSYCPLVERLGFDENFVDVTEMVERRLKETCISDLSFSGHIYKHKSSDVVIDEENACLAVGSMVAAELRQAMFSILGLTGCAGIANSKLLAKLVSGTFKPNQQTTLLPYSTAELMSSLTGLRRVPGIGYRTGEKLKALGLVSVQDLQLFPLPELVKEFGEVMAKRIQNLACGNDDSPVTPAGPPQSLSDEDSFKKISTLAEVTKKIEDLLISLTERMYKDGRQPHTFRLTIRKYSATNRWFNRESRQCPIPNHTGLKITCGSSEALPQLLSMAMKLFHKVVDTRAPFHLTLLNVCFSNLQAKCSSKSSIVSFFAQKSPATVPMSSQQQVEPGLRESVASSQFTQADILPTEDKTRSSMKPLKHILMTSTSKSQTEQSLISPKTFIFPRHPVLEYSHATNMNTKESCEVFVEKVCSNLPPDVDPEVFKLLPEHIQMELISSFQNEGSVQLYNRPAGPSSKYSDPADHSVLSLSQPRTSASCESALNCSRNSTSRNCGLSETFSSPQSSIEVNSEYGKASECCGNPPTPQTPQSDVPPNVDPYVFSQLPADVQRDLQREWRQQKSVLKIHTKHSHKTSNPRDKRTIAKDSQCNNILKYFKPN; encoded by the exons ATGGACATGGACGAGGGTGAAGACAATGAGTGGGATCGCAGTTTAGAGTCAGACATGCTGGAAACAG GATGCACTGACAGAGTTCCAGCCATCTCTCAGAGAGTGATCCTGCACTTTGACCTGGACTGCTTCTATGCACAAGTTGAGATGATCAGAAATCCAGCCCTGCGGAACAAGCCTCTAG GTATACAGCAGAAATATATTATAGTGACTTGTAATTATGTTGCAAGAGAGCATGGTGTGACTAAGCTGATGTCAGTGACTGATGCGGTGGAGAAATGCCCGCAGCTGGTGCTTGTGAAAGGAGAAGATCTCACCCATTACAGAGAGATGTCCTATAAAGTTACTG AACTGCTGATGTCATACTGCCCACTGGTGGAGAGACTGGGCTTTGATGAGAACTTTGTGGATGTTACGGAAATGGTGGAGAGAAGACTGAAGGAGACCTGTATTTCAGATCTCTCCTTCAGCggacacatatacaaacacaaat CTTCAGATGTGGTGATTGATGAGGAGAATGCTTGTCTGGCTGTCGGCTCTATGGTAGCAGCTGAACTCAGGCAGGCCATGTTCAGCATACTGGGACTAACTGGCTGTGCTGGTATTGCTAACAGCAAACTCTTAGCCAAGCTGGTGTCAGGCACCTTTAAACCCAACCAACAGACCACACTTCTTCCATACAGCACTGCAGAGCTCATGAGCAGTCTTACAGGACTGCGTAGAGTGCCTG GAATTGGATACAGGACAGGTGAGAAGTTGAAGGCTCTGGGTCTGGTCAGTGTGCAAGATCTGCAGTTATTCCCTCTGCCTGAACTAGTGAAGGAGTTCGGGGAAGTGATGGCTAAAAGGATTCAGAACCTCGCCTGTGGCAACGATGACTCTCCAGTCACACCGGCAGGTCCTCCTCAG TCTCTCAGCGATGAGGACTCATTCAAGAAAATTTCCACACTAGCAGAAGTCACAAAGAAAATTGAAGATCTACTCATCAGCCTTACTGAGAG GATGTATAAAGATGGCAGGCAGCCCCACACGTTCAGACTAACGATTCGCAAATACTCGGCCACTAATCGCTGGTTCAACCGAGAGAGCAGACAATGTCCTATTCCCAACCACACAGGGCTCAAGATCACATGTG gaAGCAGTGAGGCTTTGCCCCAGTTACTTTCAATGGCAATGAAGCTCTTTCATAAAGTGGTGGACACACGTGCGCCGTTCCATTTGACCCTGCTAAATGTGTGCTTCAGTAACCTGCAGGCCAAATGCTCCAGCAAGAGCTCCATCGTCTCTTTCTTTGCACAGAAATCCCCCGCTACGGTACCAATGTCATCTCAGCAGCAG GTGGAACCTGGTCTCCGTGAGTCTGTTGCAAGTTCCCAGTTCACTCAGGCAGATATTTTGCCTACAGAAGATAAAACAAGGAGCAGCATGAAGCCATTAAAACACATATTGATGACCTCAACCTCAAAATCACAAACTGAGCAATCTCTAATCAGCCCAAAAACTTTCATATTTCCTAGACATCCTGTTTTAGAGTACTCACATGCTACAAACATGAACACAAAAGAGTCTTGCGAAGTATTCGTAGAAAAAGTGTGTTCCAATCTGCCTCCAGATGTTGATCCGGAAGTATTCAAACTCCTACCTGAACACATTCAGATGGAGCTGATTTCTAGCTTTCAAAATGAAGGCTCTGTACAGCTTTACAACAGACCCGCTGGCCCGTCTTCCAAATATTCTGACCCCGCGGATCACTCTGTGTTGAGTCTCAGCCAGCCAAGAACGTCAGCATCTTGTGAGTCAGCACTGAATTGTAGCAGAAATTCTACTTCTCGTAATTGTGGACTCAGCGAGACATTTTCCTCTCCCCAGTCCTCCATAGAAGTAAATTCTGAGTATGGTAAAGCCTCAGAATGCTGTGGTAACCCTCCCACCCCCCAGACACCTCAATCAGATGTGCCTCCAAATGTGGACCCTTATGTGTTCTCTCAACTTCCTGCTGATGTGCAGAGAGACTTACAGAGAGAGTGGAGACAACAGAAGTCTGTTCTAAAAATCCACACAAAACACTCACACAAAACCTCCAATCCCAGAGACAAGAGGACTATTGCTAAAGACAGCCAGTGTAACAACATCCTGAAATATTTTAAACCCAACTGA
- the pgam5 gene encoding serine/threonine-protein phosphatase PGAM5, mitochondrial isoform X2 yields the protein MSFRRAARLAFGFVGGSAVLVCAAVAADKHGYFGERFRLRETSNAVLAAQPSAWPTANGWDYNWDKRDPSSMVNGKRKESAGDNSSTDTENNKPKATRHIFLIRHSQYHLNGNGDKERVLTPLGREQAELTGQRLAALGIKYDLLIHSSMTRATETANIISKYLPGVELVSCDLLREGAPIEPVPPVAHWKPEAVYHEDGARIEAAFRRYIHRADAKQKDDSYEIIVCHANVIRYFVCRALQFPPEGWLRMGLNNGSITWLTIRPSGRVALRALGDSGFMPPDKLTRT from the exons ATGTCGTTTCGGAGGGCGGCCAGACTGGCGTTCGGGTTTGTCGGTGGTTCTGCGGTGCTGGTGTGCGCAGCGGTCGCGGCAGACAAGCACGGGTACTTCGGAGAGCGATTCCGCCTCAGAGAGACCTCAAATGCCGTGCTTGCAGCACAGCCTTCGGCATGGCCCACTGCGAACGGATGGGATTATAACTGGGACAA ACGTGACCCCTCCTCCATGGTAAATGGGAAGAGAAAGGAGAGCGCTGGTGACAACAGTAGTACAGACACTGAGAACAACAAACCCAAAGCCACACGTCACATCTTCCTCATCCGACACTCTCAGTACCATCTCAACGGGAACGGAGACAAGGAGAGGGTCCTCACTCCTTTAG GTCGTGAACAGGCTGAGCTGACGGGACAGAGATTGGCAGCACTGGGAATAAAGTATGACCTGCTCATCCACTCTTCTATGACCAGAGCTACAGAGACAGCCAACATCATCAGCAAATACCTGCCAG gGGTGGAGCTTGTGAGCTGTGATCTGCTGCGAGAGGGTGCACCCATAGAACCAGTACCTCCCGTCGCCCACTGGAAACCTGAGGCTGTG TACCATGAGGACGGCGCACGGATCGAGGCAGCGTTCCGCCGCTACATCCACCGAGCTGACGCCAAACAGAAGGATGACAGCTACGAGATAATCGTCTGTCATGCTAATGTCATCCGCTATTTTGTGTGCAG GGCTCTGCAGTTTCCTCCAGAGGGCTGGCTGAGGATGGGCCTGAACAATGGCAGCATCACATGGCTGACAATTCGGCCCAGTGGCCGAGTGGCTCTCAGAGCTCTGGGAGACTCCGGCTTCATGCCTCCGGATAAACTCACTCGGACTTGA
- the bri3bp gene encoding BRI3-binding protein, translating into MKGARMAVVLSVLLASIFLAEAARNKKDTSTQNSFRRAASGFYQTLSNVFGEENIRALYKFFSKTTERFVHGVDSLLDTLWKLWVDLLDVMGIDSSNLTHYFSPSSVSSSPARALLLVAALLVAYWFLSLFLSGFFYILHAVFGRFFWLARVALFALSCLYILQKFEGDPEKAVLPLCFIMAVYFMTGPVGAYWRKGGGAGTLEEKIDHLDTQIRLLNIRLSRVIENLERSCDQ; encoded by the exons ATGAAAGGAGCGAGGATGGCCGTGGTTTTGAGCGTGCTTCTGGCTAGTATCTTCCTGGCTGAAGCAGCGCGGAACAAGAAAGACACCAGCACCCAGAACAGCTTCAGAAGGGCGGCCAGCGGCTTCTACCAAACACTCAGCAATGTCTTCGGAGAAGAGAACATCAGGGCTCTCTACAAG TTCTTTTCAAAGACAACAGAGAGGTTTGTTCATGGAGTTGATTCATTATTGGACACCTTGTGGAAACTCTGGGTGGATCTGCTGGATGTTATGGGGATTGACT CCTCTAACCTGACTCACTACTTCAGCCCATCATCCGTATCCAGTTCTCCGGCTCGTGCTCTCCTTCTGGTGGCAGCCTTGCTGGTAGCTTACTGGTTCCTGTCCCTGTTCCTGAGCGGCTTCTTTTACATCCTCCATGCAGTGTTTGGCCGCTTCTTTTGGCTGGCACGTGTGGCTCTTTTCGCTCTCTCGTGCCTGTACATTTTGCAGAAGTTCGAGGGTGACCCTGAAAAGGCGGTGCTGCCACTGTGCTTCATCATGGCAGTGTACTTCATGACTGGACCGGTGGGAGCGTACTGGCGGAAAGGGGGCGGAGCCGGAACTCTGGAGGAGAAGATTGACCACCTAGACACCCAGATCCGCCTTCTCAACATTCGTTTGAGCAGAGTGATTGAAAACCTGGAACGCTCATGTGACCAATAA